One Desulfovibrio fairfieldensis genomic window carries:
- a CDS encoding phage tail tube protein: MQLTGKAIIRVDGQEWRCEDGASLDVGGVKREAKAGGGKVHGYTEETVPPELECKAYHTKDTDVTAINKIIDATVLFETDTGDRYVLRNAFVLEPGKLEAKDGTIAVKFSGMSCERL, encoded by the coding sequence ATGCAACTGACCGGAAAAGCCATTATCCGAGTGGACGGCCAGGAATGGCGCTGTGAGGATGGAGCCAGCCTGGACGTGGGCGGCGTCAAGCGCGAGGCCAAGGCCGGGGGCGGCAAGGTCCACGGCTACACCGAGGAGACCGTACCCCCGGAATTGGAGTGCAAGGCCTACCATACCAAGGACACGGACGTAACGGCCATCAACAAAATCATCGACGCCACCGTATTGTTTGAAACCGATACCGGCGACCGCTATGTACTGCGCAACGCCTTTGTGCTGGAGCCCGGCAAGCTGGAAGCCAAGGACGGCACTATTGCCGTCAAATTCAGCGGCATGAGCTGCGAACGATTGTAA
- a CDS encoding phage baseplate assembly protein — MSEDRPDIRLEVDGQRYGGWTSAEVTRGLEQCAGTFSMDVTDRWPGQDDPRPIAAGAPCRVLIDGAPVITGYADDVETAWDARSHSYRVSGRDKTADLVDCCPPSTQLKAAALPDLARRWAALFGIEVVVAASCNKPVPSFKTDEGDTCFDMLEKLARANAVMLTSDGEGRLVITRAGAQKAGAGLQMGGNLLYLSLQSSMKDRFSEVTVKGQSAGSTGWNASPNAQAKGVARDPAVPRYRPLTLVAEQEEYGSAATRAQHEVNIRYGKGHSGRARVCGWYAKPGELWQPNCLVDILGDKGRVLATWLITEVTWRMDDGGCITELTLNPREAYDLIPIAPKGKKGKGKSTASWPGLHE, encoded by the coding sequence GTGAGTGAAGATCGCCCGGACATCCGCCTGGAAGTGGACGGCCAGCGCTACGGTGGCTGGACCTCTGCCGAGGTTACGCGCGGCTTGGAGCAATGCGCCGGCACCTTCAGCATGGACGTCACCGACCGTTGGCCTGGACAGGATGATCCGCGCCCCATAGCCGCCGGTGCTCCCTGCCGCGTATTGATTGACGGCGCGCCGGTGATCACCGGCTATGCAGACGATGTGGAAACGGCCTGGGACGCCCGCTCACACAGCTACCGCGTGTCCGGCCGGGACAAAACGGCCGACCTGGTGGACTGCTGCCCGCCGTCCACGCAACTCAAGGCCGCCGCTCTGCCTGATCTGGCCCGGCGCTGGGCCGCGCTATTCGGCATCGAGGTGGTGGTAGCCGCCTCGTGCAACAAGCCGGTGCCGTCTTTCAAGACGGATGAGGGCGACACCTGCTTTGACATGCTGGAAAAACTGGCACGCGCCAATGCCGTTATGCTGACCAGCGACGGCGAGGGCCGCTTGGTCATCACCCGCGCCGGTGCGCAAAAAGCCGGGGCGGGCCTGCAAATGGGCGGCAATCTGCTCTATCTGTCGCTCCAGTCCAGCATGAAAGACCGGTTTTCGGAAGTCACGGTCAAGGGCCAGAGCGCGGGCAGCACCGGCTGGAACGCGTCCCCCAACGCCCAGGCCAAGGGCGTAGCCCGCGATCCGGCCGTGCCGCGCTACCGGCCGCTGACCCTAGTGGCCGAGCAAGAGGAATACGGGTCAGCCGCCACCCGAGCCCAGCATGAGGTCAATATCCGCTACGGCAAGGGGCATTCCGGCCGGGCGCGGGTTTGCGGCTGGTACGCCAAACCCGGCGAGCTCTGGCAACCCAACTGTCTGGTGGACATTCTGGGAGACAAGGGCCGCGTGCTGGCCACCTGGTTGATCACAGAAGTGACATGGCGCATGGATGACGGCGGCTGCATCACCGAGCTGACCCTGAACCCGCGCGAGGCCTATGACCTGATTCCCATTGCCCCCAAGGGGAAAAAGGGCAAGGGCAAAAGCACGGCGAGCTGGCCAGGATTGCACGAATGA
- a CDS encoding DUF2190 family protein: MPVTRLFKTYDVSGDLSPYRIAAHAATAGMIAQAAAPTDALIGTTDELGKQPNGRADVAMSDLPEVEAGAAVACGDPLTSDAEGRAVKATESGQRIIGFALTAAQSSGEIIDYQFAPGTLALAAEPVTPPEGA, translated from the coding sequence ATGCCCGTTACCCGCCTTTTTAAAACCTACGATGTTTCCGGCGATCTGTCCCCCTACCGGATTGCCGCTCATGCCGCCACGGCCGGGATGATCGCCCAGGCCGCCGCCCCCACGGATGCCCTGATCGGCACCACGGACGAGCTGGGCAAACAGCCCAACGGCCGGGCCGACGTGGCCATGTCCGATCTGCCGGAAGTAGAGGCCGGGGCCGCCGTGGCCTGTGGCGATCCCCTGACCAGCGACGCCGAGGGCCGGGCCGTCAAGGCCACGGAAAGCGGTCAACGTATTATCGGTTTTGCCCTGACCGCTGCCCAGAGCAGCGGTGAAATCATCGACTATCAGTTCGCGCCGGGCACGCTGGCACTGGCCGCCGAGCCCGTTACCCCGCCTGAAGGAGCTTAA
- a CDS encoding phage tail tape measure protein, with amino-acid sequence MALKTSLIIDLAGNIQTRARQYGSALGGLASRGRAAMRGLSSAAQLAGRGLDKLGNRYTALLGGGAAAIAVRGTMNIQEQLTRLGITADASDEIIKGLHNSILDAANAPDIRVDPSQILAAVDSVMEKTGDLKFAQENIRNIGLAIQASGADGAAIGDIFAEFQKQGMSAKDALASVDVLIAQGKAGAFTLKDLASLGPRVVTSYTALGRSGPRAMKEMGAVLQMIRMSTGSSEQATTAWEAMLRTFSDRKKVQFLEKQGVKLFNKDGSLRAANELMVEILKAAGNSRINLSDVFDAEAIRAFNAIMDKVGIDKLQELMRIEGDGTTVQRDSARAAATANAALQSLKTTWGKFADSNLSGPIQKVADALNAIEPGRLETALDRAGKLAITLGGAVAAYKLINAGMTVRGWFSGGKKAGGAGAAINSAAGGLSGGLAGLKLPLPVYVVNKQMSLTRDAMLGKDGGIVPDAGGAGKKRKGGKVRGGRWSRFAGRAGGMASAAYAAYEGYQILSDDQASVGDKAGAIADAGGQALGGWAGGALGAKVGAAIGTAIVPGLGTAIGGALGGIVGGIAGSTLGQTIADTAKGWFSSAADWFTGKEKQPSADVMAQAALQMQQAAALLQQTAAKGIGVDVNVLGNATATIARGAGEVNLYSGASHGKLLGGR; translated from the coding sequence ATGGCCCTGAAAACCTCGCTGATCATCGACCTGGCCGGTAACATTCAGACCCGCGCCCGCCAGTATGGTTCCGCTTTGGGCGGCCTGGCCAGTCGCGGCCGGGCCGCCATGCGCGGGCTCTCCAGCGCGGCCCAACTCGCCGGACGCGGCCTGGACAAGCTGGGTAACCGTTATACGGCCCTGCTGGGCGGCGGAGCCGCCGCCATAGCCGTGCGCGGCACCATGAACATTCAGGAGCAGCTCACGCGCCTGGGCATCACGGCGGACGCCAGTGATGAGATAATCAAAGGACTGCACAATTCCATTCTGGACGCGGCCAATGCGCCGGACATCCGCGTGGACCCGTCCCAGATCCTGGCCGCCGTGGATTCCGTCATGGAAAAGACGGGCGACCTTAAATTCGCCCAGGAGAATATCCGCAATATCGGCCTGGCTATCCAGGCCAGCGGCGCGGACGGCGCGGCCATCGGCGACATTTTCGCCGAGTTTCAGAAACAGGGTATGAGCGCCAAGGACGCTCTGGCCAGCGTGGACGTGCTCATTGCCCAGGGCAAGGCCGGGGCGTTCACGCTCAAGGATCTGGCCTCGCTTGGTCCGCGTGTAGTCACGTCCTACACGGCTCTGGGCCGTAGCGGTCCACGGGCCATGAAGGAAATGGGAGCAGTGTTGCAGATGATCCGCATGTCCACCGGATCATCCGAACAGGCCACCACGGCCTGGGAAGCCATGCTGCGCACTTTCAGTGACCGCAAAAAGGTCCAGTTTCTGGAAAAGCAGGGCGTAAAGCTCTTCAACAAAGACGGCAGCCTGCGCGCGGCCAATGAGCTGATGGTGGAAATCCTCAAGGCCGCAGGCAACAGCCGCATCAATCTTTCCGACGTATTTGATGCCGAGGCCATCAGGGCCTTCAACGCGATCATGGACAAAGTGGGGATCGACAAGCTGCAGGAGTTGATGCGCATTGAGGGCGACGGGACCACCGTGCAGCGCGATTCGGCCCGTGCCGCCGCCACCGCCAATGCCGCCCTGCAGAGCCTCAAAACCACCTGGGGCAAATTCGCGGATTCCAATCTGTCCGGGCCGATCCAGAAAGTGGCCGACGCCCTGAACGCTATTGAACCGGGCAGGCTGGAAACCGCCCTGGACAGAGCGGGCAAGCTGGCCATAACCCTGGGCGGCGCGGTGGCCGCCTATAAGCTGATCAACGCCGGTATGACCGTGCGTGGCTGGTTTTCCGGGGGGAAGAAAGCAGGAGGCGCAGGGGCGGCCATAAACAGCGCGGCGGGCGGACTTTCCGGGGGGCTGGCCGGTCTCAAGTTGCCCTTGCCGGTCTATGTGGTCAACAAGCAGATGAGCCTGACCCGCGACGCCATGCTGGGCAAGGACGGCGGCATTGTGCCCGACGCGGGCGGCGCGGGGAAAAAGAGGAAAGGAGGCAAAGTTCGCGGCGGCCGCTGGAGCCGCTTTGCGGGCCGCGCGGGCGGTATGGCCTCGGCGGCCTATGCCGCCTATGAGGGCTATCAGATCCTTTCCGACGATCAGGCCAGCGTCGGCGACAAAGCCGGGGCCATTGCCGATGCCGGTGGCCAGGCGCTGGGCGGCTGGGCTGGCGGCGCGCTAGGGGCCAAGGTGGGCGCGGCCATCGGCACAGCCATTGTGCCGGGACTAGGCACGGCTATCGGCGGCGCGTTGGGCGGCATTGTGGGCGGCATCGCCGGGTCTACGCTGGGCCAGACTATCGCGGACACGGCCAAAGGCTGGTTTTCCAGCGCCGCCGACTGGTTCACGGGCAAGGAAAAGCAGCCCTCGGCGGACGTCATGGCCCAGGCCGCGCTACAAATGCAACAGGCGGCCGCCCTGCTGCAGCAGACAGCCGCCAAGGGCATAGGCGTTGACGTCAACGTGCTGGGCAACGCCACGGCCACCATTGCGCGGGGGGCGGGAGAGGTCAACTTGTACAGCGGCGCTTCCCACGGCAAACTCTTGGGAGGGCGTTGA
- a CDS encoding phage baseplate assembly protein V — MNLNRLLDPIRRRIATLVSRAVLAAVNAAPGCQTLQVTILADEPQVDVEHMEPYGFTSNPPAGAEGVILNVAGQRGAAVGLNFGNRSVRVTGLKSGEVCIFTDEGDKITLKRDRHMEVETLHLLVKAEEDIAMETKTYTVKASGGVAYQTPSYQLGGTGGCAAAISANMAITGNTTQNGSITSTGDQVAGGISQTGHTHPGCQGGSTGAPQ; from the coding sequence ATGAACCTGAATCGCCTGCTTGATCCGATCCGCCGCCGTATCGCCACCCTGGTCAGCAGAGCTGTGCTGGCGGCCGTCAATGCCGCGCCGGGCTGCCAGACTCTGCAAGTGACCATTCTGGCCGACGAGCCCCAGGTGGATGTGGAACACATGGAGCCTTACGGCTTTACTTCCAATCCGCCCGCCGGGGCCGAGGGCGTTATCCTTAATGTGGCCGGTCAGCGCGGGGCCGCCGTGGGCCTCAATTTCGGCAACCGGAGCGTGCGGGTCACGGGCCTGAAAAGCGGCGAAGTCTGCATTTTTACCGACGAGGGCGATAAGATCACGCTCAAGCGGGACCGGCATATGGAGGTGGAAACCCTGCACTTGCTGGTCAAGGCCGAGGAAGACATAGCGATGGAAACCAAAACTTATACAGTCAAGGCCAGCGGCGGCGTGGCCTATCAGACGCCTTCCTATCAGTTGGGCGGTACAGGAGGCTGTGCCGCTGCCATCTCCGCGAATATGGCCATCACGGGTAACACGACTCAGAACGGGTCCATCACCTCCACCGGTGACCAAGTGGCGGGCGGCATCAGCCAGACTGGACACACGCACCCCGGCTGCCAGGGCGGGAGCACCGGAGCGCCGCAATGA
- a CDS encoding DUF2635 domain-containing protein: MPETMYVKPTRDGVLLRNPATGEIIPPEGAAVTLGPYRVFWLRRIKDGDALAVATKEAMDKDSNDALAVATAPATSGGARNKQAAKEE, translated from the coding sequence ATGCCTGAAACTATGTACGTCAAACCCACCCGCGACGGCGTTCTGCTGCGCAATCCGGCCACGGGCGAAATCATCCCGCCGGAAGGCGCGGCCGTCACCCTCGGCCCCTATCGCGTGTTCTGGCTGCGCAGGATCAAGGACGGCGACGCGTTAGCCGTTGCGACGAAGGAAGCTATGGATAAAGACAGCAACGATGCTTTAGCCGTTGCTACTGCTCCGGCTACTTCCGGCGGGGCGCGAAACAAACAAGCCGCCAAGGAGGAATAA
- a CDS encoding phage tail sheath subtilisin-like domain-containing protein: MAVSFNQIPSSIRVPLCYVEFDNSGALTSTPVMEWRLLLVGQAAADCEGPLLTPTLITSADQAAKLWGQGSMLASMFRYAKRQGGILETWGLAVPDPEAAVAAGGDVTLSGSCSASGVISLYIGGERVRALAQAGEALTVTAARLAATINENGELPVTASTAEDQLGVIKLTCRWKGATGNDIDLQINYGTDDALPQGLRVACGSMSGGAGDPDMAAIVAALGDTWWKAMSCPYLRKAERDILEEWLDAQFGPLRQQECQVFGAFRGTLAEASAYGNAGNSELVSVLAIGAMPSSPWDAAAAYAMRAATSLADDPARPLQTLELTGLKTPRREDRWNMEERNILLYDGMATFMVASDDTVQIEREVTMYQKNSWGMADPSYLDVQTPATLGYWRYAVRSRILQKYSRHKLADDGTRYGPGQAIVTPSVIRAELIALLGEMEEKGLLENLEAFKSGLIVERNKDDRNRLDVLAPPDLVNQFRVFAMQTRFIL; the protein is encoded by the coding sequence ATGGCCGTATCTTTCAACCAGATCCCGTCCTCCATCCGTGTGCCCCTTTGCTATGTGGAATTCGACAATTCCGGCGCGCTGACCAGCACGCCGGTCATGGAGTGGAGACTGTTGCTCGTGGGCCAGGCCGCCGCCGATTGTGAAGGCCCGCTGCTCACGCCCACGCTGATCACTTCGGCGGATCAGGCGGCGAAACTCTGGGGCCAGGGCTCCATGCTCGCGTCCATGTTTCGCTACGCGAAACGCCAGGGCGGCATCCTGGAAACCTGGGGTCTGGCCGTGCCCGATCCCGAGGCGGCCGTGGCGGCGGGAGGCGATGTGACGCTTTCCGGGTCCTGCTCGGCCTCGGGCGTCATCAGCCTGTATATCGGCGGCGAGCGTGTGCGCGCCCTGGCCCAGGCCGGGGAGGCCCTCACGGTCACGGCCGCGCGCTTGGCCGCCACCATCAATGAAAATGGTGAGCTGCCCGTGACCGCCTCAACGGCTGAGGATCAGCTCGGCGTGATCAAGCTGACCTGCCGCTGGAAAGGAGCCACGGGCAACGATATCGACTTGCAGATCAATTACGGCACGGACGACGCTCTGCCCCAGGGCCTGCGCGTGGCCTGCGGCTCCATGTCCGGCGGCGCGGGTGACCCGGACATGGCCGCCATTGTGGCCGCCTTGGGCGATACCTGGTGGAAGGCCATGTCCTGCCCGTATCTCCGCAAGGCCGAGCGCGATATCCTGGAGGAGTGGCTGGACGCGCAGTTCGGCCCCCTGCGCCAGCAGGAATGTCAGGTGTTCGGGGCGTTCCGGGGCACGCTGGCCGAGGCCTCGGCCTACGGTAACGCCGGTAATTCCGAGCTTGTCTCCGTTCTGGCCATCGGGGCCATGCCTTCCAGTCCGTGGGACGCGGCGGCGGCCTATGCCATGCGCGCGGCCACGTCCCTGGCCGACGATCCGGCCCGCCCCCTGCAGACCCTGGAACTGACCGGCCTCAAAACCCCGCGCCGCGAGGACCGCTGGAACATGGAAGAGCGCAACATCCTGCTCTATGACGGCATGGCCACGTTCATGGTAGCCAGCGACGACACCGTGCAGATCGAACGCGAAGTGACCATGTACCAGAAAAATTCCTGGGGCATGGCCGATCCCTCCTACCTGGACGTGCAGACCCCGGCCACTCTGGGCTATTGGCGCTACGCCGTGCGCAGCCGTATCCTCCAGAAGTATTCCCGCCATAAGCTGGCTGACGACGGCACGCGCTATGGGCCGGGTCAGGCCATTGTGACACCCTCGGTCATCCGTGCGGAACTCATCGCCCTGCTCGGCGAAATGGAAGAAAAAGGCCTCTTGGAAAATCTGGAAGCCTTCAAGTCTGGCCTGATTGTGGAGCGCAACAAGGATGACCGTAATCGTCTGGATGTGCTGGCTCCGCCGGATCTGGTCAACCAGTTCCGCGTTTTCGCCATGCAGACCCGTTTCATTTTGTAG
- a CDS encoding phage protein Gp37, producing MNPKDLRAAVVADFKEKLPPVTDVDALGGRLDEAELKRLCLASPAVRVAVLGADGLESKGGAPYAVFSLAAFVVTGTGNQGELAEEGALSLVGAVLEVLEGNRFGCDVDKPASVRAENLYSGELDAGHTALWAVTWKQSADVSNNIQAQELDDFLRCFVREKPDGPTTVEINLSGPTPGAENENA from the coding sequence ATGAATCCTAAAGACTTGCGCGCGGCCGTGGTGGCCGATTTTAAAGAAAAACTGCCGCCCGTCACGGATGTGGACGCGCTGGGCGGCCGCCTTGACGAAGCGGAGTTGAAGCGCCTCTGTCTGGCCTCTCCCGCCGTGCGGGTGGCCGTGCTGGGCGCGGACGGTCTGGAAAGTAAAGGCGGCGCGCCCTATGCCGTGTTCAGCCTGGCCGCCTTTGTGGTGACCGGCACGGGCAATCAGGGGGAACTTGCCGAGGAGGGCGCGCTTTCCCTGGTCGGCGCGGTGCTGGAAGTCCTGGAAGGTAACCGTTTCGGCTGCGATGTGGACAAGCCCGCGTCGGTGCGCGCGGAAAACCTGTACAGCGGCGAGCTGGACGCCGGGCACACGGCGCTCTGGGCCGTCACCTGGAAACAGTCCGCGGATGTGAGCAACAATATTCAGGCCCAGGAGCTGGATGATTTTCTGCGCTGCTTTGTGCGGGAAAAGCCCGACGGGCCGACCACCGTTGAAATCAACCTGTCCGGCCCTACGCCGGGCGCGGAGAATGAAAATGCCTGA
- a CDS encoding baseplate J/gp47 family protein, producing the protein MDSRLGGSPWLRRRLLAVLARMEGGVSHGIYGYLDWLALQLMPDTAEGEHLERWASIWLEEGCKPATKAQSYAAFPGIDGTVLPSGTEMQRPDGVRYIALADAVARDGRVRVAVEAVEPGITGNAAASTPLQLTSPILGLEAQGAADGEITGGAEEESETSLRARLLDRIRNQPSGGAARDYITWALSVPGVTRAWCYPGEMGRGSVTVRFVMDNTYADGIPHADDVARVKAFIDSVRPVTADVYVVAPVSHPIDLDLRISPDTPRVRVTVEEAAWAQLRREAEPGGLVVTSHLNEAISLADGEEDHTLLSPAANIQLPVGEMAVPGIISWGDDV; encoded by the coding sequence ATGGATTCCCGTCTGGGGGGCTCTCCCTGGCTGCGTCGTCGCCTGTTGGCCGTTCTGGCCCGCATGGAAGGCGGCGTGTCTCATGGTATCTATGGCTATCTGGACTGGCTGGCTCTGCAGCTCATGCCGGACACGGCGGAGGGGGAGCACCTGGAGCGCTGGGCCTCCATCTGGCTGGAGGAGGGATGTAAACCCGCCACGAAAGCACAGAGCTATGCAGCGTTTCCGGGTATTGACGGCACAGTGCTGCCCTCCGGAACCGAAATGCAGCGACCGGACGGCGTGCGCTACATCGCATTGGCCGATGCTGTAGCGCGGGACGGGCGTGTGCGCGTGGCCGTTGAGGCGGTGGAGCCGGGTATCACCGGCAATGCCGCTGCGAGCACCCCCCTGCAACTCACCTCGCCGATTCTGGGGCTGGAAGCCCAGGGAGCGGCGGACGGCGAGATAACCGGCGGCGCGGAGGAAGAGAGTGAAACCTCTCTGCGCGCTCGCCTGCTGGATCGCATCCGCAACCAGCCCAGCGGCGGGGCCGCGCGTGATTATATAACCTGGGCGCTGTCCGTGCCCGGCGTCACCCGCGCCTGGTGCTATCCCGGCGAAATGGGCCGGGGCAGCGTCACTGTGCGCTTTGTCATGGATAATACGTATGCGGACGGCATCCCCCATGCCGACGACGTGGCGCGGGTCAAAGCCTTTATCGACTCCGTAAGGCCGGTGACGGCAGACGTCTACGTGGTGGCCCCGGTGTCTCATCCCATTGACCTTGATTTACGCATCAGCCCGGACACGCCCCGCGTGCGCGTGACCGTGGAGGAGGCCGCCTGGGCGCAGCTACGCCGCGAGGCTGAACCCGGCGGCCTAGTTGTCACCTCCCACCTTAACGAGGCCATCAGCTTGGCGGACGGTGAGGAGGACCACACCCTGCTGAGTCCGGCGGCCAACATTCAGCTGCCGGTGGGGGAAATGGCGGTGCCGGGCATAATCAGCTGGGGCGATGATGTCTGA
- a CDS encoding DNA circularization protein gives MRGASFFDTLREASFRGAPFEVEDADESGGRRLARHEYPLRDLPFAEDLGRKAGEWRIQAFIIRGRKYDYAQARDDLRKALNAYGSGTLIHPWLGEMTVAVDRYSLRETTREGGCCEFDIDFVESGQRDNPSATTDTAAIVASGAAACRDSLSASFSFAYLPLPQELAQCLTALNDGAALVMDYLSLPQALISEGLVFAASLIATPLSLFNALTGLFGGLLGSLDAASALTLGFDLNILGGGRDEYGYFSYGARPAVPARNTAALEKLTAVNPVTAIAPATAIRRHLAQIAVVEDAAATASMTFDTADDALATRNVVLDGLDAVAPLVADQVFFGLSGLRLAVACDLSTRGGELPRVRRAVLPTTMPALAAAYRLHGDAGRADEIVSRNHIRHPGRVPGNTSLEVLSE, from the coding sequence TTGCGCGGTGCATCCTTTTTTGACACCCTGCGCGAGGCCAGTTTCCGGGGTGCGCCCTTTGAGGTGGAAGACGCCGACGAATCCGGCGGCCGCCGCCTGGCCCGGCATGAGTATCCGCTGCGGGATCTGCCCTTTGCCGAGGATCTGGGGCGCAAGGCCGGGGAATGGCGCATCCAGGCTTTCATCATCCGGGGCCGCAAATACGACTATGCCCAGGCCCGCGACGATTTGCGCAAGGCGCTCAATGCCTATGGCTCCGGCACGCTGATCCACCCCTGGTTGGGGGAAATGACCGTGGCCGTGGACCGCTACTCCTTGCGCGAAACCACGCGCGAGGGCGGCTGCTGCGAGTTCGACATTGACTTTGTGGAGTCCGGCCAGCGGGATAATCCCAGCGCCACAACCGATACGGCGGCCATTGTGGCCTCCGGCGCGGCCGCCTGCCGGGATTCGCTGAGTGCGAGCTTTTCTTTCGCTTATCTGCCCCTGCCCCAAGAGTTGGCGCAATGCCTTACGGCCCTCAATGACGGCGCGGCGCTGGTCATGGATTATCTTTCCTTGCCCCAGGCCCTGATCTCCGAGGGCCTTGTCTTTGCAGCGAGCCTGATCGCCACGCCGCTTTCCCTGTTTAACGCCCTGACCGGCCTGTTCGGCGGTCTGCTGGGCAGTCTGGACGCGGCATCTGCCCTGACCCTGGGCTTTGACCTCAACATTCTGGGCGGCGGCCGGGATGAATACGGATATTTCAGTTACGGTGCGCGCCCGGCCGTACCCGCCCGGAACACGGCGGCCCTGGAAAAGCTCACGGCCGTCAATCCTGTGACCGCCATCGCTCCGGCCACGGCCATCAGGCGACACCTGGCCCAGATCGCCGTAGTGGAGGACGCGGCGGCCACCGCCTCCATGACCTTTGACACGGCGGACGACGCCCTGGCCACGCGCAATGTGGTCCTGGACGGCCTGGACGCCGTGGCCCCCCTGGTGGCAGATCAGGTCTTTTTCGGCTTGTCCGGCCTGCGTCTGGCCGTGGCCTGCGACCTGTCCACACGCGGCGGCGAGTTGCCCCGTGTGCGCCGGGCCGTGCTGCCGACCACCATGCCCGCTTTGGCGGCGGCTTACCGCTTGCACGGCGACGCCGGTCGCGCCGACGAGATCGTATCCCGTAACCACATTCGTCATCCGGGTCGCGTGCCCGGTAATACCTCTCTGGAGGTGCTCAGTGAGTGA
- a CDS encoding gp436 family protein encodes MYATVEDVRNRYGKELFALAGKTEAGDLDEAAVTRALEEASSEIDITLSARYAVPVSPAPSVLRRVCVDLAVAALPRNGSSEASLYERRGREARALLQSIAAGDVSLGADTPPAPAQGSGGMAYSFPASDFRQKLDEL; translated from the coding sequence ATGTACGCCACTGTAGAGGACGTCAGAAACCGTTACGGCAAAGAGCTGTTTGCCCTGGCCGGGAAGACCGAGGCCGGGGATCTGGACGAGGCCGCCGTAACCCGCGCTCTGGAGGAAGCCTCCAGCGAGATAGACATCACCCTCTCCGCCCGCTACGCCGTGCCCGTCAGCCCGGCCCCCAGCGTCTTGCGGCGCGTCTGCGTTGATCTGGCCGTGGCGGCCCTGCCGCGCAACGGCTCTTCCGAGGCGTCGCTCTATGAGCGGCGCGGCCGGGAGGCGCGGGCGCTCCTGCAGTCCATCGCGGCGGGCGATGTGAGCCTGGGGGCGGACACGCCCCCGGCTCCGGCCCAAGGCTCCGGCGGCATGGCTTATAGTTTTCCGGCCTCGGATTTTCGCCAGAAACTGGATGAGCTGTAA
- a CDS encoding phage virion morphogenesis protein — protein MSGATLTLKYEDAELQRMASRLERALRRADYKPLLRDIGGSLRESTTLRFQQSKAPDGSTWPKSQRVLLFGGQTLILTGRLRDSIADAAPLVDATSVEVGTNVEYADAHQFGAVIPPHVIEPRNKKALMVPGVGPRRRVNHPGGEIQARPFLGLSVQDEAEISDLTERWLKKLVNI, from the coding sequence ATGTCCGGCGCGACCCTGACCCTGAAATACGAAGACGCGGAGTTGCAACGCATGGCCTCCCGCCTGGAGCGGGCCTTGCGCCGTGCGGATTATAAACCGCTGCTGCGGGATATCGGCGGTAGCCTGCGGGAAAGCACTACACTCCGTTTCCAGCAGAGCAAAGCCCCGGACGGTTCCACTTGGCCCAAATCCCAGCGAGTGCTGCTGTTCGGCGGCCAGACCCTGATCCTGACGGGCCGTCTGCGGGATTCCATCGCGGATGCCGCCCCCCTGGTGGACGCCACGTCCGTGGAAGTGGGCACCAACGTGGAATACGCGGACGCCCACCAGTTCGGGGCCGTGATCCCGCCACACGTTATCGAACCGCGCAACAAAAAAGCCCTGATGGTCCCCGGCGTGGGACCGCGCCGCCGGGTCAATCATCCGGGCGGCGAAATCCAGGCCCGCCCCTTCCTGGGGCTCTCCGTCCAGGATGAAGCGGAGATATCGGATCTGACCGAGCGCTGGCTCAAAAAGTTGGTGAATATATGA
- a CDS encoding phage GP46 family protein, which produces MSADTNDLRLYWQDLASDCRMDGGDLLGENSLETAVILSLFCDACARDDDVIPDGTGNKRGWWADTIAPLAATGLNRREDGQARRDRLGSRLWLLAREKQLPDVLRRAKDYAEEALQWLVEDGEATAVSVAASVPRQGWLALDIRIVLPDGSEYRQDFQYHYI; this is translated from the coding sequence ATGAGCGCCGATACTAATGATCTGCGGCTCTATTGGCAGGACCTGGCCTCTGATTGCCGGATGGACGGCGGCGATCTGCTGGGCGAGAACAGCCTGGAAACCGCTGTGATCCTCTCCCTGTTTTGCGACGCCTGCGCCCGCGATGATGACGTAATTCCCGACGGCACGGGCAATAAACGTGGCTGGTGGGCGGATACCATTGCGCCTCTGGCCGCCACGGGCCTTAACCGGCGTGAGGACGGCCAGGCCCGGCGTGACCGTCTGGGCTCACGGCTCTGGCTCTTGGCGCGCGAAAAACAGTTGCCGGATGTGCTGCGCCGGGCCAAAGATTACGCCGAGGAAGCCCTGCAATGGCTGGTGGAGGACGGCGAGGCTACGGCTGTCAGCGTTGCGGCGTCCGTTCCCCGTCAAGGTTGGCTGGCCCTGGATATCCGTATTGTCCTGCCGGACGGGAGCGAGTACAGGCAGGATTTTCAGTATCATTATATATAG